The segment ggtcttgcaaaccccgggcatatgggtaacacgacttaaggaaaaagtgcacacctctgcgcagacTTTGAACAaaatggtatactagccgtgctctcggacatgagcagccttggacccttacggaatagctgggtgtggatggttatggggGAATGACTTATGAAAAATATGACGCATTGATCGTGAagattaatgtggtttaaccgtgatggtgatggtgttagccgtgaaggttaacggtgcTATTATCATGTACTCATGTGGGCCaatcgggagcttaagcataatttatgattaaataggattaaaacattgaccaataGCCAGTTtctgacctttttgagccgcataaaatccTCTGTTATGCTTgcagagtacgagatgtactcattcttgtctctatatttctttttggacaaaatcctggatgggtaacagatgaaaGCTACTATGAAGAATTCCCGGAGGtcttctaggttggcgatccacCAGTCAgtcgtccctgtgttggagCTACCAAGCTTTAGTTTGATATGAGTTTTATTTCCGCTTGTGCCAGACTTTGATGTTCGTGTTGTAATAATCATTGtgtaagacacttgtgatgatactgttgtaatttgtcgacttgtgtgcgcgactattcctagggcgcacatgagatttattgtactcaaatttatccttaaatttgggtgtgacaaattggtatcaaagcaaggctaactgtaggacgcaaacttAGGTAGAAACAGTCGATTTTAGGGTTTTCTTTtcactttatttatttcactgcttactttaccttcttgttattttattaaaattttATATTCTTATCCATTGTTCTATTTATGAAAACATGTTGATTctaattattaaaataaaaatttatagATGCCTCGTCGCAGCGCAGCCGTGCACCGTGCACTCTTCACTGCCGCCCGTGCTCCGCCAGTTGCACCAGTACCTGCACCAGCACCTGTACCTGAGCCTGAGGTTGTCGCCTCTGctggcggcgaggaggagccCATGGACATGGGGTCTCCTACGCATACACCTTCAGCACCTACTCCGGTGGCGGTACCGATCCCGCAGGCCGCCGCTCCAGTTCCGCCTGCTCCACCTATGCCCGCACCGCACGCGTCTACGGGTTCAGCGCCGACGCCTCAACACCCACAGGTTGTCCCAGAGATGGGTGGACCTCCAGGAACAAGTTCATGGAGGCTGACGAGGACGCTCACTACCACACTCTGCTCACGGGTGTGTTGGCGAGCTACTACCCAGAGTTTGCTGCCACCGTCCGCTACCTCTGCTTGGAGCACAGGCACCCGTTGGAGAACACTAACTAGAAGGCCGAGGTGATCATCACAGCTCGGAACAATGTCGACAACTCGGATGAGGTGGAGTCCATCCATGAGATCAAGGTTAGGCGTGCTTCCGCCTATGAGAGCATGGAGGATGCAGCCCAAGCTGCGTACTTTCACTACCATGGCCGCCGTTTTGAGGCCATGTAGGAGGATAGGTACCGATTCTTTCCCCGCAACGACCTAGATGGCAGGACATGGCATGTCCTGGCACCTCCTACGGGTGACCCTACCCTGGATACGACAGTGAGGCATGTTAGTGCCATTCATGAGATGAATGTAGCACTTAGGCAGGAGCTGCGTGTTTCGCAGCAGGCGGGGAAGCGTCTCTAGCAGCAGGTGGATGAGCTGCGTGGTCAGCTTGGACAGCCACCCATCTACAAGAATAAGCCCCGCAAGTTCGTTTTGCAGGATAGAGCTCCCTAGATGTCCCAGTACTTACTATCTAGACGCTAGAACGAGAGGTTTGGTTATGTGTAGTGTGTGAACTTTCAGTGTGTTGCTGTTTGTGATCATGAACATTTGTGATTTGGAGTTTTGTTTGATTGTGGAAACATGTGGTCCTGTCCGCATGTTTCTAAAGTTTAATTCTAGTAGTAAATGATGTGTAATGACATGTTGGGTTACTTTATCTTTGTCTCAGTCATGCTGATTCTGCTGTATCTCATAATTGGTTCAgtcaaaaattacaaaatttttatggtgaaaaTTATACTGGCATATCTTTCATCTCCAACTAGAATCACCTCATTATTTGTTCGGGACTGTGAGATATGTCCGATTTAATCTGCTGTACCTGCGCAGACTGAGAACCAGAGCAGAACCTGATAAACCACAATTTTGATTATGTTACTGTTGGAACCAGTAAATGAGGTCTgaacaaagtttgtagagaatttccTAACCTTTCCAACGATGTATACCATGTTCCTATTGGATCTCTAGAGTCTGAGATAAGCATGAATTACTGACCTGCTGAGTTTGAAACGGGTCCAGAAAACTGCTAGTCTTGTTCTAATTCATTATAAGCGAtgaataattattttggaatatcATTAAAAGCCGTAAATTTTTGTTGGAAGCAGATGGACGCCGAAGGAGCAGGCGCTGGTCGTGGACGTGGTCGAGGCCGCGGTCCTGGCCGTGGACGTGGTGTACCTGAGaatccgccaccaccaccgccgccgatgactattGAGCAACTCATGGGTATGCAAGCCAATCTGATGCGAGCTATGATGAACCGCATGAACAATGAACCAGTAGCAGCACCACCGCCGGTTCAAGTCCGCGACAAGCGTAGGGAGTTCTTGAAAGGACGTCCCCCGATGTTCACCCATGCCTCTGATCCACTGGAGGCAGACGACTGATTAAAAGCAGTCGAGAAGCAGCTGAACATAGCCTAATGCAACGACCTGGAGAAAGTGTTGTACGCCTCGGGCCAGCTGCAAGGACCTGCTCAggagtggtgggagtcctaTCAATATGGACACCCAAACAATGCTCCGCCAGTCACCTGGAAGGAGTTTACTGAAGGGTTCAGGTCCCATCATATTCTAGAGGGCCTGATAGAACTGAAAGCAGAAGAGTTCCGGTCTCTCAAGCAGGGATCGATGTCAGTCAGTGAGTATCGTGACAAGTTTGCACAACTGTCACGATATGCTCCATATGAGGTGGCTAGGGTCTCTGACAAGCAGCGCCTCTTCCTGAAGGGTTTGTATGATggactgcagctgcagctgataAGCAACACCTAGCCTTGTTTCCAAGAATTGGTGAACCGCGCTATTGTCATCGACAACAAGCGCAAGGAGATGGACACAAAGAAGAGAAAGCTCCAAGGGCAGCCGTTGGGCAGCAACACTCGCCCACGTGTGTATCCTCAGCAGGGATTCCCTCAGCGCAATCAAGGACCACCGAATCAGTGGAACCGTGATCAGTTCCCACAGCGTCCTCAGTATCACCAGCAGTACAGCCACCAGAACCAACAACGTCCCCAGCAGCAGTATGGAAATAAGAGTCAGCAGCGCCCCCAACAACAGGCCAGCAACCAAGCACCACGTCAAGGagtgcccaacaatgctcctggcAAGAGTGCAGCACCCAGTGGCAACCCTAATGCCTGCTACCGCTGCGGAGAGGTGGGACACTATGCATACCAGTGCCCCAAGAAGCAGAATCCACCAGCCCAGCAAAACCAGAACAGCAATCAGAGGCTTGCTCGACCTCCGTTCTCTGGAAGAGTGAACCATGTGTCCACTAACACACAGCACAGGAAGCTCCTAAAGTTATGATGGGTATGTTCAACATCAACTCCATCCCCGCTACAGTACTGTTTGATTCTggtgcttcacattctttcatctcCCAACCATTTGTTAGAGTGCATAGCATCCCACTTTGTGCACTGAAAAATTctatgctagtaaattcactGGAGGCAACATGCCAGCTAATTACTGGAGCCCCTCCACTAGTATatccttaaggggggtagatttcaaggtgaaacctattgtgttaagaaccatgggaattgacctcatacttggaatggattggatgaagcagtaATTCAGTGTTAGGAGAAGTCTGTTGTGGTGACATCACCAGGTGGGGACAGAATAAGTGTGGATGTGGCAGTGCAACCTTAGTCGACTGCTACAGTGAATCAGTTGAGTGGTGATAATCAAGAAGACCAGGTGGTGGGCGAGTTCCCAGATGTGTTCCCAGACGAGTTGCTAGGTATgccactgttgatatttgggaatgttgggtattcttaacgtcattaccgacttagttttctaattctgataacggcgccaaaaatgccaaacctatccctcatgccacttaagccaagttgtcatccccagcatgacataagagacacggtattgaaatatgcaattgctcatctaaataaataacaaatgggatctgcaagcgcacagattaataccgatgtagcattttaaccgggaagtattccaggtatcgttatttatatttttaccactgggaagggattagtaatcatcaatgttgattatagaatggaatataagattgagtatctatcattgcatgtataattgagaacatttatatatctctttcatacagggataagtgtcataaaggatatataaagtaatgaatagtgacaaagataattaatctgatcagcataacttagccacatattaaatatgataagcacctcaattagatattctagcaagtcattagcatgtaattaggacgaactacatgaatatttcctaagttattcttaactatacagtctagcatatcatagttagtgcaattgtacttagcaatcattgcgagacaggactacacccatgcatagtgatattatcaaggaatatgagaaacatcgcaatcactctcctgtaataatgttgctctgccagcccaatacacgagagggagactatataagaatcaatggagctatcactatcacgaactaccccggaCTATtaatactaacctttaggctacaaagaatgtttctcgatgtgagtgatgtatagagaagactacaaccataatctcattctaaccttggtaaagataatctactattctattggagaggctcatggaatctagacaccacagaggatgttcaacccgcacctataaaccctattgatcctactaacgggatatggtttgcaaaggtaactcagaaatgtcacattcctctttactaccacggtccagctagtcaggggatatctatgagtatcctagcccaaacaccacgtctacgctagagatgattactctaaactctaagcgaagagatcaaagtaaactcataaaccaaagaacaataaaacaagaacttactagaatttagaagttgaagtaccgaagaatcctaggaacaagctttgggttaggagaacttgatcccgcaggtacaacctcggagtagacaccgacagaccgggcttcctccgatctacacctccactctatctctctcaatctagtagatctagtctactctcacattggaagctaagccctaagtctatgtagaggaaaggttatccttcgagggcacctctcaactctatgatgaacttgttctcctccaggggctagggggtctgcttatatagtcctcttaggtgaacgtgggccgtcggatcaaaccgacattgattgaacagttatccttgatcctttaggtcggtggagcacgatccgcgaagttgaacatgATTGGCCACAACAccaaggcgggcgccctagggggagggcgggagccctgcccccgggcccgatcgccttcccgttcgttcctgtggcttctagagtcttctagatggtagaaaattgcacggtgtgttaatatctctatgtaatcccgacatgtgggcctttcttccttatttcctgataacccccttgcagaaatagataaacaacaaaactcgtggaattctgtcagatcaaaccctaattctaggtgttgtttgcatattggtcctttctcttgtttatttgataattaaaagtggtacttaagaaccgtcaacaaatacccccatacttaggcttttactcgtcctcgagaaaaggatggttaagaaaaatatctggggttaaaacattgtaaagcattctcttcatacctgcagggtatTATAAAAATTAACTGTGTACCGTAGTCAcggaaatatatggtcaagagtagagatcctttcttctcaatcctgttacttggagtttttgtatgtttttttgaaaagaaatttagcatacctttatcctcataggttctctcaggtcaatcattatcttttgtatatctcactgaggctattTTTATTTGCAAAAAATCTCAAGCATAATTAccttgtatttattgcctgatcaaaacgggatccgaggagaggaatgtcatactcttagatcaaagactttggaaattaaaaacttgtcaactcttactggcatattgcttattagagggaccatgggctatcattttctttcttttctcttttttttcaggtggataccgaggtacccctaattctactgccggacacatgtccattttttctgcgaggttatcgagcacttgctccattttatttccttgaaatatccttatttttgcatagcccatgcctctaacgcaacaatactttggaagagtgaatctttctgaatagatgtcttgatcttaggatcATGATAAATCTcgcaacaagggtctaactcattttgaacaaactcaatacagagcagatagcttttataattatcatattaatatttttaggtttatcaggcatataaaacactgaggatggtagctagaatttttgaataaattctccaagcaacaattatATCAAAAATaagatactcatactctaccatctcacattccacaatgactttaagtaacatagggttttaaaatgatttttttaataatttcagattttcaggaaatatcacagagtgagattaatcatgattagaaacattttaatctttttaatttatcatgtcggagacaatattctgcataatccaagatgtatgtgtaaagtgtgcagagtatgtacctgaatcatggagtggtgtggtcgaagtgtgtttggcatgccGAGGGATCTcctccatacttgttttctgctttcatgcataaaaataaagtagagacacacaagacacaataataataataatctttattaatcttgaggcatttattacaaatgactagcaatgaactgaagctaataatagatctaaaccgaatttaaagataatggtgttctggttagagagctgcctagtgatagagttaaccgaggactggagctctatgatgatcctatctagcctacgaacgtcctcatcaatatctactatagtcttgcgacgcttaggaggtgtctcgagagcattgagagcgtgcttgggggcagcctttggagggatgaaacggactttggctgctctaatcccctcaaagtaaggcctctcttcctccgtagtgtagcggatgctgctgatctcgccgctccggttcgtcttgactccaacgaccctctcattgggtctgggtggaaggatccttgtgccggctggcaccttgacggtggcctccttcttggctgacggtcccttgagaagtaggggctgcggcagtgcggtgagaactggttgagcatggtaggattaggtggagctgcgctggcgtaatggcatggcttctagctgccactctgtgttggccgggacgagagcgtgGGCGTCcgggtcttccttgggcttcttgttgaggtcgtaggggacgacttcccaatcgtcgtggaactcttcgaccactggagcagcgaggaactaagcaagctctaattgaagaaggagagaaggcttgcatgaattggtgtttgaaaacggacgtgaggggtctgtttatatagaggtcaaaaagtgcctctagggtttgttCGGGCTACTTCCGCcgccgtgcgtgcgaaactttccatctgtatttggtttaccataaatgtgtttaCCGCGACGGAGGAAATCGAGACTGAGAGgggacaggggctgggcgcccgccctcatcatcagggcgcccaccctgtgtCTGGTCCATTTGTGGGCctgcttcctcgagcgtgcttgtagatgcagactttattcagaaaatatatatgcccaaaaacgtcagattaaagaGGTCGGGCTCTAAATCTCTTTGGGAAGGTAGAAATGGATCATGTCTATCTctcctaattctttattgggctctaaaaataatttaagacgtttaccatttaccttgaataacgtaccttcgtcattttgaagtgtgatagctccgtgggatgatgaattgattaccttgaatggtccttcccatttactctagagttttccatgcccgaaaaggctcaccctagaattaaaaagtaataccttatctccgatgtgaactccttcttcttgatccacttatcatgccaccttttgactctttctttatagatctttgaattgtgatatgctttctctcgccattattccaattctgatagttgcattcttctatgatctccagcgacatctaggtccgtattccatctccttatggctcagtgtgctttgaattctagttcaacatgtaggtggcaagtcttcccgtacaccaatttgtatggggacattccaattggggtcttgtatgctgtccggtatgcccagagtgcgtcgggtaacttgtctttcgatgccgtcccatctcattgactgtttTCTGCAGAATATTCTTGATCTGCTTGttagaagtctctgcttggccacttgtctgaggatggtagggggtagcgacgttgtgacggattccatgttttgatagatattgcttgaagcgtttgtcaatgaagtgtgctcctccatcacttatcactactcggggactccaaatcttggaaatataacttcttcaaacatcctctttgaactgatgtcgtcggcatgcttgcaaggtagtacctctacccacttggagacgtagtcaactgccaccaagatgaactcagaCTTCTTTGATGCTgggaatggacccatgtagtctattccccagacatcaaagagctcaatctaaaggttgttggtgagtggcatggcatcccttgtgtttatgtttccgtgcctttgacatggcccacatcttctgatattttccttcgtgtcttcatacattgtggaccagtagaatccacagtgccagatctttgaatgtgtacggaatgctccataatgacctccatatggtgatgaatgacatctgtcgataatcttccatccttcctcagtggtcacacatctcctgagtaagccatcagagcatactcggaagaggtatggctcatcacatatatgtgaacgactctcttgaataagcttcttcttgtttgctcttggtggtacataccctgaaaccataaaattaacaatatctgcatactaggggtcagacctgttaatcccgtagagcatgtcgtcccggagtgaatcattgatgggggtttcctatggattcttaaaatacattctagacaagtgatcagcaacagaattttctactccctttttatcttttatttctaagtcaaattcttgaagtaataagatccatctaatcaggcgaggtttagcatcttttttagtgagcaggtaTTTTAGTGcaacatgatcagtgtaaacaattattttagctccaactaaataagatctaaatttatcaatggcaaaaacaacagccagaagctctttttcagtggttgcataattaagttgagctcctgtcaaagttttactcgcATAagtaattgcatgatgcttcttatttttagtttgtcccaaaactgcccccacagcataatcactagcatcaaacataatttcaaaaggcaacgaccaatcagggggttgaatgattggtgcagagatgagtgcattctttaataaattgaaagatgttaggcatgcatcatcaaattcgaaaggagcatccttggctagcaaaatagtaagtggtctagcaataaatgaaaaatcttttatgaacctgcgataaaaaccagcatggccaagaaagcttcgaattccctttatattcacaggtggaggtagttgttcaattacttcaattttagctttttctacctcaatacctctttcagacactaggtgtcccagcactattccttccctaaccatgaaatgacgtttttcccaattaaggactaagtgcttttcttcacatctttgcaaaaccttgtctaagttttcaagacaattatcaaaagtttttccataagcagagaaatcatccatgaaaacttccataatctcttcaatcatatcggaaaatatagacatcatacatctttgaaaagaggctggtgcattacataacccaaaagacattctacggtaagcataagttccgtatgggtatgtaaatgtggttttgctttgatcatcgggatagatcgggatctggtgataccctgaatatctatctaagaaacacaagaacgaatggttcgctaatcgctctagcatctcatctatgaaaggtaaagaaaaatgatcctttctcgtggctttgtttagttttctatagtctatgcacatccgccaccctgtgacggtgcgttgcgcaattagctcattcttttcattcataacgacagtcatgcctccctttttaggcacaacttgaactgggctcacccactcactatgcggcataggatatataattcctgcatgcagcaactttataacttccttttgaactacctctctcatcgcgttgtttagtctacgttggggctctcgagaaggtcactacaccacaacctttAATCAGCGACTGACTTAAAGTTGTTGTAAGTGATGTATAGCAATAGACGGTCTGTTGCTAAAAGTTATAGCAACGGACCCTAGCAGTTGCTGTTGAAGCCGTCGTTGTATGTATATAGCGACAGACTTTATCTTTAGCGACGGACCGTCTATCGCCTCGTAATCCAGCAACGGACAGGCTGTTTGCAGTTTTAGCAACGGATAGTCCATCACAGTAATAACTTTTAGCAACGGCCAGTCCATCGAGACCAATTAAATAGGTAAAAAAATAATCCACATATATTTAAAACTCACGTTCAGAACCAATACAATATTGAATGACATACACAAATGGGCAGATAAATCATACTCTCATTCATCCATATCAATGAGTACATATATAATTATATCACTAGCTTAAGCTTCTTGACATAAAGCCAACatacaagcatgcatatatatagtaGCTAAATGCATAATCTAGCTAAGTCATCATCTAAAAGTGATCTAACATTATGACCATCATGTTCAAGTCCAAAAACTTAAACTACCAGGTTGTAGTCTAAAAATATTTAAAGATAGCATCTAGTTCACCATAAGATAGCATGTAGTCTAAAAGCATTCAAGTTTACTCCTAGCACCCTTCCTGCCAACAAGCTAGCACCACTTAGCGTATCTAAGATGATCCTGCAGCACCTTGAGAAGATCTTTGAGAAAAACCAACAACTCCGTGTGATCTTGGTTGCTGATAGCAGGCCTTCGGCTGTCACAAGTATCATAGTTAGAAACTGTAGATATTGCTCACTCCATATAAAAAAAGAGAATAGAATCAAGTAAACATTACCCGATTAAATGGCCAAGCAAGCGGCATCTTTAAAGCATCCCCTATAGTCTTGATTTCAGCATAAGGGCGTGACGCTAATGCTTCATGTCAGATTACAACATCTAAAATAACTTCACCGTTAGCGAACGTTATCATAGAACCTACAAGTTCATAGGTAAAGAAAGATGCTACTTCATAGGACGGATAGGTAACTGCAGGTTCATAGGACCTCTGAATTTCTTGTAAAAAATATCTAAACAACACCTTTTCTGAGTTTGTAGCTATGGCACAGAAACTGGATCTGCTTCTCTCTCGATTCCCGTAGCTGTAGAAGTGAAAACAAGAACATTTGTAAATACTAAATAAGATCACCTGGCAGCCCTGTATAACCAATATTCatttgtgtgtgtgtatatatatatatatatatatatatatatacacacacacacacgcacatTGCAGCCCCCTTCAGAATAGGTGAAGCAAATGATGACTGATGCCTTAACCTTCAAAGCAGCTCACACCTACAAAAGTAGTCatgaattatattttttttaaaaaacagcAATGCACAGAATTGGTTCAGGGTCTAAACAGTAGGTTTTTGACTTGAAATAACAGATATTCACAGCAATGCAAACCACCCTTAGACTGAAAGAGAAATAAATATACCATAGTTTAGAATAAATTCTTCTAGTCTCTAATATAGTACTTTCAGTTTACAAATGTTCCTACGAGCTTCCGCAGATATGAAATTTTGAGCAACCAATGAAGTGAAAGGTGTATATTTTTTCTTTCAAGTCTGTGTGCACCAAAATATTAcgatagcagcatggtctgGGTCCTTCTCTAGAAACAAGACTAGAAATCAGAATAATGCTAGATGGGGATCCATAAGCAGATGGGGATTGGAAGGGGGCTGAGGGCTAATTCTATGAGCTGCAAACAAGTCTAAGAGGGTTAAACTAGACTAAAGAAACATCCAAACCAATGAAGCAAATTTAAAATAAAGTGGATTCAAACCAAGTTACTTCGAGTTCATTACATTTCATGAAAATACTATTCATTACACTCTGGAATAATGATCAATAATAAACACATTTGATGGGGGGATATGAGTGTGTAAAACATATATGACACAAGTGAAATTGATACAAGTCAAGCATCAAGCTCCTGTTACTGTGCTTCAAAGTTTCTGCACCAAATGCAGTCAGAGGCTTTTTTGAATATTCCGCCAGGGAGAGAGCAACTGCTGTGTATTAGCATTGTTAAAGTGCTAACCAAAACATACAATGAAACCTTCGCACATACATTTAGGATTTGAGCACCATTCTATGGTTAATATTGCATTGTAGATATTTACCAGATCTTGacaatttatttttctttccctGAACCAAAATGAGAGAACAATTATACAACAACACATCTGTGCGCTGATTACAGTAGCAATATAATAGCATATATTTGTACATGAGATTCACAT is part of the Sorghum bicolor cultivar BTx623 chromosome 10, Sorghum_bicolor_NCBIv3, whole genome shotgun sequence genome and harbors:
- the LOC110431107 gene encoding cleavage and polyadenylation specificity factor subunit 4-like, which gives rise to MDTKKRKLQGQPLGSNTRPRVYPQQGFPQRNQGPPNQWNRDQFPQRPQYHQQYSHQNQQRPQQQYGNKSQQRPQQQASNQAPRQGVPNNAPGKSAAPSGNPNACYRCGEVGHYAYQCPKKQNPPAQQNQNSNQRLARPPFSGRVNHVSTNTQHRKLLKL